The sequence ACCACCAGCTCTTCCGGAATGGCGTCGGCCGGAACCATCAGCTCCACTTCGTGGATGGCGATGTTCAGGGTGCCGCCGCGCTTCAGGCCCGGAGAGGCTTCCTGGTTCTTGAAGTGCACCGGGATGGCGATCTTGATCAGCTGGTGGCCATCGACGCGGAAGAGGTCGAAGTGCACCGGCTCGTCGGTCACCGGGTGGAACTGCACGTCCTTGGCGATGACCGGCTGGGTCTCGTCGCCGTACTTCAGCGTGACGCGGTGACCGAGCAGCTTGCCCGAGTGCAGCGCCTTGCGGAATTCGTTGGACTTCACGGCGATGGCCACCGGGTCGCGGTCGCCGCCGTAGAGGATGCCGGGCACCTTGCCGGCGCGGCGGGCTTCGCGGGAACCGCCGGTTCCGGTGCGGTCGCGAACTTCGACGTTGAGGACGATATCGGCCATGGCCCTGCTCTCGAAACGAAACGCCGCGCAAAACGTCCGCGCGGCGTGGGTCGGATGAATAGGGGGCGCGTAATACACACTTCCCGCCCGGGAGGCAACGGCGCCGTCAGTAATTTGGCGCCGCAGGGCGAGATGGGTGGCTCAGTCCCCTTTCTTGCGCCGTTTCTTGACGGGCTTGACGGGGGTCTTGGCGCTCTGGGTCGGGGGGATGAACTCCACCGCCGGCGGCGGCGCGCCCGCGGCCATGCGCAGGCACTGGCCGGTGTCCTTCATGGCGTGCTGGCCCAGGCAGAAGATGTCCTCGTAGTAGGGCTTGGCCACCGCCAGGCATTGGTACAGGTTCAGCTTGGCCATGTTCAGGCAGGTCTGGTCGGGCGGATCGGCGAACATCGGCTCGGTGATGGCCGCGTCCGCCTCGCCGGCATGGCCCAGCAAGGCCAGGGCGGCGATGGCCAGGCCCCGGACCACCGCCGGCGGATAGGGCGGGCTGGCGGCCGGCGCGTGGACGGGAAGCAGCAGGGGCGCATAGCCGATCGCAGCCTGGCGCTCGCGCTCGGCGTCCTCGGTCGAAGCCGTCGGGACGTTCGCCGAGGTGGTCTTGGCCAGGCTCAGCCGGCCTGCCAGGTCCGGCACGAACACCTTGGACCACTCCTGGCGCTGGACGCCATAGGCCGACAGGCGCACCGCTTCGCCCTCGTCCTGCAGGCCCTGGCCCTGGGTGGTCATGGCGGCGATGATCAGGCCGGCGGCGGCGTTCGCGCCGCGGAAGCCGGTGGCGTAGTTGGGATCGGCGGCGATGGTCCGGGCCAGCTCAGCCCGGGCCGACTCGTTCATGCTGTAGTTGCGGATCTCGGCGACGAAGGTTGGCTCCTGCAGAGCGACCACGGCGGCGAAGGCGATCTCGCCACGGGTCATGATCGCCGGATCGAAGCTTTCGCCGGTCTGAAGCCTGTGCTCGACGTCGTCGCCGTTGGCGAAGTCGGGCTTGATGGCCGTCGAGCGGGCGATGAAGGCCTGATAGGCGGCCGCGCTCTGGATGATCGCGGGCGAGAGGGTGAGGTCGGCCGGCGCGGGGGCTGGGGGCAAGGGCGCGGGCGGCGCCGGCGGCGGCGGG is a genomic window of Phenylobacterium montanum containing:
- a CDS encoding 50S ribosomal protein L25/general stress protein Ctc, which encodes MADIVLNVEVRDRTGTGGSREARRAGKVPGILYGGDRDPVAIAVKSNEFRKALHSGKLLGHRVTLKYGDETQPVIAKDVQFHPVTDEPVHFDLFRVDGHQLIKIAIPVHFKNQEASPGLKRGGTLNIAIHEVELMVPADAIPEELVVDLTGLDIGAAIRGADLVLPAGAKVSAHDRDLTVASIATSSAMQAEEAEEGAAEA